DNA from Blastocatellia bacterium:
CGTTACTACAATTTTATTAGCAAAAGGTCTTAAGGCGCGGATAATATCATAAGATTGTGGTGCGTGAGTGTTGGTGACAAGTAAATTCATGTTTTAGCTTTGTCCAAGTATTAGATTTTTACTATTGGCAATTTCTTGAATTAAGGTTAAATACTGGTTTATATGGGCTTGAGGTGTCCAGTTTTCTTGATAAGCTTGATAGCCAAGCATCCCAAGTTTATTTCGCTCGTCAGTGTCTGTCAATAATTGCTCCATTGCTGTTAGTAGTTCTGTTTCATTATTATAGGTAAATCCTCCACCGCTTTTTTCAATTAGTTCTGGCATTCCTCCTAGATTGTGAGCAATTACAGGAGTTTTTTCCCGAAAAGCTTCTATGATGACTAGAGCGAAAATTTCATAGCAAATTGACGGAACAATCAATGCAATTGCTTGTTGGAAAAGTTTTTGTAATTCATCGCTAGACTTAAACCCTAAAAATTCTATATTAGGGCTACTTGATGCTAAAGTTTTTAACTCATTCTCAAAGCTACCTTTACCAACAATTAATAATCTAGCCTTTTTATACTTATGAAAAATGGGGATAATGGTTTGTAAACCTTTTATTTTCTCTAATCTACCGACATAAAGAAAATATGGTAGCTCATTTGTTTCTTGGAACTCATTAGCTAAACTTATTGAAGGAGAAACAAAATTAGGTAAATGCACAATAGGAATTTTCAAGCCCATTTTATAATGAATATCTGCTGTAAATTGACTAGGTCTAATAAAACGGTCTACATTTTTTAGCATTTCTTCTAACAAACCAAAGTAACGCCACCATTGAGGAGGACGTAAATATACTAATGAACAAGCAAAGCAACTAGGCTCAGTACAAAGCTCTTTATTAAACTTAAATAATGTATGAGTTTGACACACTAGCCAATATTCATGCATTGTATAAAGCTTAATAGCTTGTCCATAAGCTAGTAGTTTAGGCCCACCTACTAAAGAAATATTATGATAATGAATTACATCAAATTGTTGATTAAGAATATCTTGAAGCTTTTTTGTCTTAAAAAGCGGCCAACCTGTTTGCTGTGTGGCAAGCGGCGAGAGCATCCCAACCGCACTTTCTAGACGATGAATTTTTACATTAGGATGCTCTATATAATTACCTGTAGTTATTTTTTTAGAGAGAAGTTGATAGGAATCTAGACAATGAATAATTTCTATTTTGTGATCGCGTTTTGCTAACTCGTTTGCTAATGAATAAATAAACGCACCATCTCCACCAAAATGATAAGGTGGATAAAAAGTTGTCACCATACAAAAACGTAAAGGTTTCATAAAAAATGAGGAAGAAATGTTTGGCGTATTTTACGGGGAATGTTTCTTAGTTGCAAATAAATAGACAATAATTCATTTGTCATCATTAAATTAAATAATTTTTCTTGTCGTAAATAATAAGTTTCTACACGCTCTAATAAATAAAGGTTACTAGTAGACTGTACTAGTCCAAGATTTGTGCTACAAGCACAACTATAATATTTTTGGACAAGTTCTAAGCTAGTTTTATCATAATAACCATAAGGATAAGCAAAACTATTAATTTCTGTTCCTAGAATATCTTCAATCATTGCTTTTGACTCATAAATTTCAGCTACTAATTCTTTTTTTGGCAATTTAGTTAAATTTGGGTGTGTAAGTGTATGTGACCCAATACTAATGTTTGCTGCTTGCATCAGTTTAATTTCATGCCAACTTAACATTGTGCGTCCTTGTATTGATGGTAAACGCTCAAGGGTTGTTAATGGCTTGGTTTTTCCTGTGGTGATAAAAATCGTGGCTGTAAAATTATATTTTTGCAGTACAGGAAAAGCTTGCTCATAAACGCTTCTGTAACCATCGTCAAATGTAATAACAAAACTATTTTTAGGAAAAGTTTTGTTTTCTTGTAAATAGTTGGGAATAGTAGATAAATTCAACGTCTGATAACCAGATAAATATAATTTAGAAATAGCTTTTTCAAAACTTTTAGGTGAAAAAGCTATATTAAAAGATGAATTATCCAAAGCATGAAAAAGTAGTATTGGTAGAGAATTATTTAAGACAAGATTTGCAGGATTTATAGATAACATTTTAAGGCTAGTTTATCAGGCTTTATTGTATTTAAGTTAGCTAAATTTTAAGTACACTGTAAACTAAGTTTTTTGATGTTTTATCTCTTAAAGCCTTAACAGGACGAAATAACTATAGTCTAAGGCATAAACCCTAGACAATAATAATTAAATATCTTTAAGCCCTGAAAGGGCGTGCATAGTCTTTTCTTGCTATTAAAAAACTCTACGCCCCGTTGGGGCTTTTAGGGGTACTATATTATCATACGTAAGGTTGAAACCCTACGCTACAAATATGCCGCCCCGTTGGGGCTTAAGATTAAAATATCAGAACATTCAATTTACAGAGTATTAAGCAGGTGAAGATAAAATTTCTTCTACTTTTTTAGTAAGTAAAGTTAGATTAAATGGTTTGGAAATAAAATAAGTTCCAGGGTTAAATATTCCTCGATCTGCAATTACTCTATCTGTGTAATTAGATGAATAAAGAACTTTTAGTTTAGGATATAAAGCATTTAGCCAATCAACAAAATTATCTGCATTCATATAAGACATTGCTATATCTGTTATCAATAAGTCTATAGGAGGGTGTTTTTCACAAATATGTAAGGCTTCATTAGCATTAGTAGAAACTATAACTTTATAACCAACTTCGGTAAGGATCAAATTAACAAGTGTACGAACAGCTTCATCATCTTCAATTAGTAAAATAGTCTTTTCACCACTAATAATAAAATCTTCTTTTGAATTTGCTCAGTAACTTCACTTTCTCTAAGTTCCCTAGGAATAAATATTAAAAATTTAGTGCCTTTGTTAAGTTCACTAGCTACTTTTATACAACCATTGCTTTGTTTAACAATACCATAAACAGTAGATAAACCTAAACCAGTACCTTTACCAATTTCTTTGGTAGTAAAAAATGGGTCAAAAATACGTGTTTTTGTAGTTTCATCCATACCAGAACCGGTATCGCTAACAGAGAGCAGAACATATTCTCCTGGTTTAATACTTAAATTATACTCCTCCATTGATTTTTCTAGTATGACATTAGCTGTTTCAATTAAGATATTTCCTCCCATTGGCATAGCGTCTTTAGAATTTACTGCTAGATTCATTATTACTTGATCCATATGACTTGGGCCAACTTTAACATTCCATAGGTTTTGGGCAAGGTTTATCTTTAATTCTATATTTTCACCGATTACTCTTTGCAACATTTTTCCCATATCATTAACAAGATTATTTAAGTTAATAATTTTTGGTTGAATAACTTCTTTGCGGCTAAAAGCTAGCAATTGACGAGTAAGCATAGTTGCTCGTTCTACAGATTTAAGGATTTCTTGTAGATTTGTTGATAAAGTGTCTTTTTCTGAAATATGCAGGCTAACAAATTCAGCATTTACATTGATTACTGTAAGAAGATTATTAAAATCATGAGCAATTCCACCAGCAAGCCGCCCTATTGCTTCCATTTTTTGTGCTTGTAGAAATTGTTCTTGGCTTTGGCGTAAAGCTTCTTCTGCCTGCTTAAGTTCTGTAATGTCTTCTACTGTACCTTCACATAGTATTTCACCATTTTGATCTTGTACAGTTTTAGCATTTATAGAAGCCCACAACAACTGCTTATCTTTACTATAAAATTGAGCTTCAAACCTAGAAACAAAACCTTGGCTTTCCATTAGTTCTTCAAACTCGATATATTTTTTGGGATCAACATAAAGCTGTGAGCGAAGATCCTTTATAGTGCTTATCATTTCTTGAGGAGAGCTAAAACCAAAAATACGTGCAAGTGCTGGGTTGGCTATTAATATTTGTCCTTGATTGGTAGTTTGAAAAATTCCTTCTGTAGCATTCTCAAAAATGCTTCGGTAACGTGCTTCAGCTTTTTTTAGCTCATTAGCTATAAGCTGTCGTTCTTTGCGAAGCTGGCCTTGTTCTAAAGCTTGTGAAACAGCTTGACCTAAGCGAGCCAAACGATCTTTTAAGAGATAATCTGTTGCTCCAAGTTTCATAGCTAAAATTGCAGTATCATCACCAATTGCACCAGAAACAATAATAAAAGGTATTTCTAAGTTGCTTGCTTTTAGCAATTCTAATGCACGAATCCCGCTAAATTGAGGCAATTGATAATCAGATAAAATAATGTCTAAATCATCTCGTAAATGCTCAAGAAAATCTTCTTCAGCATCAACTCTTTCCCAAGTAGGTATAAAACCAGCATTTTTTAACGCTCTTATCAAAAATTCAGCGTCAAGATGATCATCTTCAACAACTAAAATCCGTATTGGTTGTGGCATGTTTTATCCCTCTAACCTTGGTGCTTGATTGAGAAGCAGCCAATACATTCCCAAATTTCTTACAGATTCTATAAATTGATCAAAACTTACTGGTTTTACTATGTAGCTATTAACACCTAATTGATAACTTTCTATAACGTCTTTCTGTTCTCTAGAAGATGTTAAAACTACTACAGGAATATCTTTAGTTCTTTCATCATTTTTGATACGTTCCAAGACTTCTAAACCATCTATTTTAGGTAACTTTAAGTCAAGTAATATTACTTTGGGTTTATCTTCAATTTTACTGTTAGAATAAGGGCCTTCACAAAAGATAAATTCTATGGCTTCTTCTCCATCTCTAGCAACCTGAATATGGTTAGCAAGGTTAGCTTTCCGCAGTGCGCGAATTGTTAATTCAAGATCTTGTGGGTTATCTTCGACTAATAATATTTCTACATCATTAATTCCTGTCATTTTTCTTTATCCCTTCAAGAGTAAAATAAAAGGTAGCACCTTTGCCTTTGGTCGCTTCAGTCCAAATGCGACCACCATGACGGGTAATAATTCTTTGTACAATAGCTAAACCAACACCAGTACCTTCAAAATCTTCTGCTCGGTGTAGTCTTTGAAAAACTCCAAAAAGTTTATGAGCATATTTCATATCAAAACCTGCTCCATTATCTTCTATAAAATATATTTTTTCCTCTTCAATTTCTTTATATCCAACTTTAATAACAGCATGTTCTTGCACTCTAGTATATTTTAGAGCATTAGATAAAAGATTACTCCACACCTGTTTTAGAAGTGATGGATCTCCTTGACAATATGGTAATTCTGCTAGCTCAAACTCAATATTTCTTCCTTTATGCTCTTCTTTTAATTCTTTATATAAATCACTTACTAATTTAGTAGGATCAAATAAACGTTTACTGATAGGTTGTCTACTTAGACGAGAAAAGCTAAGCAGATCATCAATTAAGGCTCCCATACGTTGCGCACCTTCTCGAATCATATGCAGGTAACGTTGCCCATCTTTAGGCAACATCTGTGCATAATCTTCTAAAACTGCTTGAGAAAAACCATCAACAGTACGTAAGGGAGAACGCAGGTCATGAGAAACAGAATAACTAAAAGCTTCTAGTTCTTTATTAGCGGCTTCTAGTTCAAGTGTTCGCTGTTTGACACGTTGTTCTAAATCTAAATTAAGCTTACGGATTTCTTCTTCTGCTTCTTTGCGCTGAGTTATATCTTGAATTTGTGAAACAAAGTATAAGGGTTGGCCTTTGGAATCCCAAACTAAGGAAACGTTTAATTGGGCCCAAATTGTATGACCATTTTTATGTATATATCGCTTTTCCATTTGATAAGTCTCAATCTCACGATTAAGCACTTGTTGGACATATTTAAGATCAGTTTCAAGATCATCTAAATATGTAACAGTTTGAAAATCTATGTTAAGTAACTCTTCTTTTGTATAACCAAGAATATTACAAATTGCAGAATTTACATTTAACCATTTACCATTTGTAGCAACTAGGGCAAGACCTATAGGCGAATGCTGCATAGCTGCGCGAAAGCGTTCTTCACTAAAATAGAGTAATTCTTCTGCACGCCTGCGGTTTAAATGAGTGTTAAGCATATCTGCAATAGATTGAATAAGATCCCGCTCTTCTGCAAGGAATGGGCCTTCTGCTTTTATTTCTCTTTCTTCAAGATAAACAACTTCAATACTACCTTTTTGACCATCTTTAGTAACAAATTGAGATATTTGTTTCCATGGACTTTCACGCCAATCACTTGTTTGTACTTCAATTTCGCCATAGCAAATACGTGCTTGACAAATTTCAGGATATTGCCAAGCAGGAGGAAGCAATGTTACTAAGCGTGTGAAAAATTCTTTATTTGGAGGAAGTTCTGATTGAAATAGACGAAAAGCTTGATGTAGTGCTGTTAATTCTTTGACTCTTTCTGTTAATTCACGAGTTATTACAAGTAGTCTAGCTTCGCTTTCTTGTAAGGCTTGTTCGGTTTGTTTATGTTTTGTAATATCGCGGCCTGTAGATTGTATTTCTAATAAATTTCCATTTTTGTCAAAAATACCTCGATCTATCCATTCTTGCCAAAATCTTTCCCCTGTGATCGAAACACTTTCATGAATATCTATAGAAACAGGATTAGTAAAAGTTATAGACTTAATCTTTTGCCTTATGGCTTCATGATACTCTTCAGCTACTAAAGGTATAAAACTAGTACCAATTAAATCTTCTCGTTTTTGATTAAAAGTCTGGCAATAAGCATTATTTACAAAAGTACGTGTTCCATCAGGTTGCCACCTAACAAGCATTTCTGGCTGATACTCAATAACTGTACGTAAGAACTCTTCATTTTTTTTCATTGCTTCTTCTGAAGCTTTTTGTTTATTTTTTTTAGACCATTTTATTAGTAACCAACTCAATAAAAGCGGCCCAACTGTATCTACAATAACTAACCCAAACATACTAATAAAAGAGTTTCTTAATGAAAGTTTGACTATTAAATTTATGATAAAAATTATAGTAAGAATTTTAGGCCAGAAATTTTTAGGATTAAGTAAGAATGCGGCTACAGCAATACTGCTAGCAGGCCAAATAAGTATGTTTGATGAGCCAGCAAAAAGATAAGATAATTTATTAACTATAAAATATACTAAAGCAATTACTCCCAAAGAAAGTAATTCTTTTGATGAAGAATAACTAGTTATTTTAGGATCAGCCTCTTGCCCCGTAATTTTCACTAATAGCTCTTTATATTGTATAGTTTTTATTTTTAGCTATTATAATTTGTGATAAGCAGAATAAACTAGATAAATTATCAGGTATTTACCTTAATTAGCTTTCTTGCACAGTTTCTAAGAGCAAAAGATTTTTATAACCAAGTTTTTAATAAAAAATCCTGATAATCAAAGATTCTAAAGCTAGATTGTCAAACGAAAATAATATTTTAACTTATTTTATGAATAATATTTCTTAGTTTACAGAGTATTTATTCATATCTTAATGCTTCTATAGGGTTTAGCTTAGAAGCTGTAATGGCAGGGTAAATGCCAAAAACTAGTCCCACACTTGCAGACACTCCAAAAGACATTGCAATTGAAGTTGATGTAACAAGTGTTGTCCAATCAGCATATAAAGCAACTAGACGAGAAGCACCAAACCCAAATAATATTCCTAAAATACCGCCTACAAGACTAATTGTTAAAGCTTCCATCAAAATTGTAGAAGAATATCTTGACGACGTGCGCCAATTGCCCGACGAATGCCTATTTCGCGTGTTCGCTCTAAAATATTGGCTAACATTATGTTCATAATTCCAATTCCACCAACAAGTAAGGCTATGCCAGCAATACAACTCATTACAATATTAAAAATATTTTGGGTTTTTTGATTCTGCTCTAAAAGCTCTCGTGGCAGGACAATAGAAAAATCTTCGGCTTTGTTGTGTGTGCTAACCAATACTTGGTTGATTAAAACAGCACTAGGTTTTAAGGTATCAGTAGATTTAATACTTAAGATAATTTCATCTACTTCTGATTCCAGACGTTTAAGGTCGAATTTTTAAAGCCCTGTAGTTAGAGGGATATAAATATCATTACTAAAATCTTGGAGTTTAACGCCTTCAAATTCATCTTTTCCTAAATTATTATCGGCCAAAACTCCAATAACAGTAAACCATAACTTATTGATTTTAATTTGCTTACCAATAGGAGAAAGTTTGTTAAATAGCTTTTGACGACTGCGAGAGCCAATAACACAAAACTGCTCATAATTTTTTTCATCTATTTCAGAGAAAAAACTTCCTTCCAGTAAAGAATACTTAGCTAAACGAAAATAACTAGATGTAACTCCTAGAACATTTGCTTCGTCAGCTTTGCCAGTAAATGAAAATATTTGAAATGTTTTGACTTTTTTCTTAGCTGAATAGGTTTCTAAATCAGGTACAACAGTTTCAATTGCTTGAACGTCTCGAAGTGATAAACCTAAAGAAGTTTCTCGAATTTTCTTTAAGTCTTCATCCTTAAATTCTCTATCCTTGACAATAATATTACGCACTCCCATTGTATCAATAATTTTTAAGCTTTCCTGTTCGGCTCCTGCTCCAATAGATAACATTGCAATTACAGCACCAACGCCAAAAATCATCCCCAACATTGTTAGAAAAGTGCGTAATTTATGAGTTTGTAGGTTGTCTATAGCTAATTTTATTTCTGATAGATATTTCATAACTTATTGATAAACTGATTAGTACTCTGTAAACAAAGTAATTAGTTAAGTTAGTTTTTCTTTTCTTCTTTTTTGACTTTTTATCTGATGAAAAACTTTGTTTTGCATCTGGTGGATTAAGAGCTATTACTTGACCAGAAGTTAAGCCTTCAGTTACTACAACTTGGATTAAATCGCCTTGACCAAGAGTTACTGCTTTAGCTTCAAACTGACTTGCAAAGTTATCTTCTGTATTTTCAGCAACTTTTGGTTTTTGAACATAGGCAAAGAATTTACCATCTTTTTCCACTAAAGCACTTCTAGGAACAACCAAAACATTCTTTAATTCTTGAGCTAAAACTTGAGCTTTTAGCTTAATTCCTGATTTCATAACTTCAGGCTCAACATTATCTAGTGAAATTGTAGTTTGAAAATATTTTACAGGGGAATTTCTATCAATTGGACGAGCAAGCTTATCAATATTTTTTACTTTGCCGCTAAATTCTTTATCTGGAAAAGGATCAAGAATAACGCTAACTTTTTGATCTACTTTTAATGACCCAGCATCTTTTTCTAGCACATAGCATTTAGCTTCCATTTTATTAGGATTAATTAAGTCAAAAAGCGGCATTCCTACATAAACATTACTTCCGGGCATTATCGACATACGCCAATAACCACCAGATTGGCTATTTTGATCAATAACTCCATCGCTTGGAGAGGTTAATTTAAGAGATGAAAGGGCTTTTTCTGCTTGATTGATTTTTGATGTAGCATTTTGTCTTTCTAAAAGTAAAATTGCTTCATCAAGGGAATAGACTTTTCCTTTTAGATCTAATCGAGCATCAGCAAATACAATTTTTTTCTGAGTATAATCTTTATTTAATTCACCTTCTAAAATTTGTCGCCGAGTGTAGATCATTTCATCACGGGGCTGAAATTGAGCAATATTTTCTAATTCTAATTCGCTAACTTTTTTATCTTTAACTAGGTCAGATTTATCAACTTCAGCAGCAAGCTCACTTTTATTGATTTTATAGTTAGCAATTTCTAAATTTGATTTTTGTTCTAAAAACTGTAAGTTTAGTTCCGTAGGGTCAAATTCTATTAGTAAATCACCTTTTTTTACTGTTCGACCATCTGCTACTAACGAAGCAATTCTTAGGTTTTGTGCTGGAACATTTGGAACAAGAATTTTGGTTGTTTCTGCTGATTGTAATTCTCCATCAGCTTGGATTTTAACTAGAAAATCTTGTGGCTTAATGGATAAAGTAATAGGTGTAAATTCTGATTGGACAGGGACTAAAAATTGTTTAACTGGTTGAAATGCTACTACGCCAACAGCAACTAATAATAAAAATAGAAAACTTAAGGAAACAAATTTTTTTAATTTTTTCATAAACTATTTGGCTTTAGAAAAATCAGCCGCAATCCTTTCACCTGACTTAAGACCTTCTAAAATAACCACTTCTGCCAAGTTAGAATCTCCAAGTTTTACTTCGCGTGGCTGCCAACCTTGAGGAGTTTTTACTTTTACTAAACTTCCTGTAGCACTTACATAAACTGAACTAAGAGGAACTGCAATAGCACTATCAATAGAAGCAGTCTCTAATTTTGCTTTTAAGCTCATTGCTGGACGCATGGTGTTAACGTCAATGTTTTCTAGCGCAATTTCTACATCTATAACCTTGTTAGGTACATCCCAAGCTTTAGAATGTACAAGTCTACCAATAGATTTAACTTTCCCTAAGTAAGTTTGTCCTGGTAAAGCGTCAATTGTTACACTAACAGGTTGGTCAAGTTTAACTTTGCCTAAGTCAACTTCTGGAACATAGGCTTGAGCAATAATAGTTTTTAGGTCAGGAATTTCCATAATTGGTTGACCGGGCCAGACCGTTTCCCCAATTTGAAATTTTTCTCCATTCCAACGAGTTTTATAAACTACTACACCTTCACGGTCGGCTTGTGTTTGTAATTTGGCAATGCCTGATTGGATTTTATTAACTTTATTTTCGGCACGTGCTTTTTGACTTAGAACTACGTTATAGCTTGCTTCACTAGATTTTTTATACCAATTTAATTTTTCTGTAATGGCTGTAACTTCTTGTTCTGCTTGTTGTATGGCTAGACGATCTTTTTCAACAGTGATTGAATTAGCTATTTGTGTATTAGTTTGTTGCTTAAGTTTTAAGGTTTCGTATTTGTGCTGTAATTCGGCTAGTTTGCTACTAATTTCTTGTTCTTGAAGTGAGATTTGAACTTTCATTTTTTCTTCTTGTTTTTTAGACTGATCAAGCTCATTTTGTGCTTGTTGCATTTGTTCAAAGATTCCTTGGGCATCAAAATTAATTAATACATCACCTTTTTTAACAATTTTTCCTTCAGCCGTCATATTGCTAATCTTAAATTGCCATTGATTTTCAAATGCTGGAGGGCCGCCAAAATTTTGCACTGATTCAGCTTTTAACACTCCATTTGTATCAATTGAAAATTTAATATTTTTAGGAATAATTAAAATTTCTTCTACCTTGCTTCCTGCTTGTGAAGGTGGGGAAATTTTATTAAATAAAAAGAAAGTTCCACTAGTAATTACACCTAAAATTACTAAAATAAAGAAAAACTTAGCGATTTTTTTTAACATAGCTAACCTGTTGTAAAATAAATAGTTGGTTGATAACTCAAGAATTTATTTTTGAGTTGTTTTATTGATAACTAATTTATCACCCTGTTTTAATTTACCATCGTCAGCAATGGCATAAAAACGAAAGTCAGAGGCCAAAATATTAATAGCAATTGGTTGAAGTTCTTCTCCAACCTGTTTAAATACTTGAGCTTGTTTGTTGTGAAATTCAACAGCAAAACGAGGGACTAGGATTTTAGGAGTATTTTCTACCAAGTTAACTTCAACTTGGGCAGACATTCCGGGTTTCATTATATCTGTTAAGGTTTTTTCTAAGGAAACAACAACCTTAAAAATTTTAGTTGTATCAGAACGGCTAGTTCCAGCTTTTGCAGCAGTTTGTGAAATATCTTTAATTTTTCCATTAATTTTAATATCAGGATAACTATCTAAAAAAACTTGAGCCGCTTGACCAATGGAAAGACGAGGCCCATCAACTTCATTAACCCTAGCTAAAATTTCTAATTCTGTTAAATCTGGAAGATTAATAACAGGGAAACCACTAAAAACCACATCTCCAACCTGTACTTTTCTAGGCTCAAAAATATGATCTGCATAAATAACAATACCATCTGAGGGGGCTTTAAGGTTAAGATCATTTAATTGGTTTTCTAATTTTTGTAGTTCTACTACTAATTTTTCTTTTTCTAAATTTTTAGCTTGTAACTCTGCTTGTTGTTCTAATTTCTTTTTTTCAATTTTAGCTAAATGGCTATTATATTCAGTTTCAGTTTTTTCTAATAATAATTGACGTTCCTGGTAATCTCTTCTAGGCACTAAGTTTATAGGTACAGACGCATCAATTTTAGCTTGTTGGAAGGCTAACCAATATTGGCTTAAACCTGCTTCTAAGTCGCGTAGTCCTGATTCATGATTTGACTGTATTTCTACTAATTGATTTTCTGATGTAATAATTTGTTGTTTAATTTCAAGTATTCGGTTAGAAACAGGAGTATTATCAAATTCAACAAGTCTATCGCCTATGTTTACTTTTGTTCCTTCAGGCGGCATATAAGTAATTTTTGATTCACTTGCCTTACCAAACAAAGTACGCGCTCTAACAGCTTGTAAATCACCATCTAAAAGAACTTTTTTTTCTAATGTTCCAACTTCTACTAAAACGGTTTCTAATATGGGTTTTGATTGGGTTAATTTTGTAATGGGTGGAAGGTTAGTTAAGAGTTTGTCAGGATTAAAGGAAACACCAGATTTTAGTATTATTGGTACTAATAAAGCTAATATTACTAATGGTGAGAACCATAAGACCTTTTTCTTAACTGATAATAAAGGCAGTTGATTAGACATTATAAAATATCCTATCAGTATTTATTTAGGTAATAGTGATTATAACTAGTTAAAAGCTCTTTAATTTAT
Protein-coding regions in this window:
- a CDS encoding efflux RND transporter periplasmic adaptor subunit, producing the protein MLKKIAKFFFILVILGVITSGTFFLFNKISPPSQAGSKVEEILIIPKNIKFSIDTNGVLKAESVQNFGGPPAFENQWQFKISNMTAEGKIVKKGDVLINFDAQGIFEQMQQAQNELDQSKKQEEKMKVQISLQEQEISSKLAELQHKYETLKLKQQTNTQIANSITVEKDRLAIQQAEQEVTAITEKLNWYKKSSEASYNVVLSQKARAENKVNKIQSGIAKLQTQADREGVVVYKTRWNGEKFQIGETVWPGQPIMEIPDLKTIIAQAYVPEVDLGKVKLDQPVSVTIDALPGQTYLGKVKSIGRLVHSKAWDVPNKVIDVEIALENIDVNTMRPAMSLKAKLETASIDSAIAVPLSSVYVSATGSLVKVKTPQGWQPREVKLGDSNLAEVVILEGLKSGERIAADFSKAK
- a CDS encoding HlyD family efflux transporter periplasmic adaptor subunit: MSNQLPLLSVKKKVLWFSPLVILALLVPIILKSGVSFNPDKLLTNLPPITKLTQSKPILETVLVEVGTLEKKVLLDGDLQAVRARTLFGKASESKITYMPPEGTKVNIGDRLVEFDNTPVSNRILEIKQQIITSENQLVEIQSNHESGLRDLEAGLSQYWLAFQQAKIDASVPINLVPRRDYQERQLLLEKTETEYNSHLAKIEKKKLEQQAELQAKNLEKEKLVVELQKLENQLNDLNLKAPSDGIVIYADHIFEPRKVQVGDVVFSGFPVINLPDLTELEILARVNEVDGPRLSIGQAAQVFLDSYPDIKINGKIKDISQTAAKAGTSRSDTTKIFKVVVSLEKTLTDIMKPGMSAQVEVNLVENTPKILVPRFAVEFHNKQAQVFKQVGEELQPIAINILASDFRFYAIADDGKLKQGDKLVINKTTQK